Part of the Geoanaerobacter pelophilus genome, TCGATCCGGTGACGAACACCCTGGTCCGGGAGGGGATACCGTTCATCATGAATCCGTACGACACCCATGCCTTGGAAGAGGCATTGCGCTTTCGGGATCGTTACGGCTTCAAAGTAACGGCGATCTCCATGGGTCCGCCCAACGCCGAAGCAACCCTGCGCAAGGCATTGGCACTGGGTGCCGACCGGGTAGTACTGCTTTCCGATCGCTGCTTTGGCGGCGCCGACACCCTGGCCACCAGCCATGTACTGACCGCCGCCATCCGTAAACTCAATGAAGAAGACGAAGTCGCCCTGGTATTATGCGGCAAACAGACCATCGACGGTGACACCGCCCAGGTCGGTCCCGGCATTGCCACCCGGCTAGGCTGCATTCAGCTCACCCTGGTCGACAAGATCCTCGACCTTGATCTCGCTTCGCGGCGGTTGCGGGTCAGTCGCAAACTCGAAGGGCGGCACGAAATCGTCGAAGCCCCGTTTCCGGCCATGCTCACCGTCGTGCGCGAACTTAACCGGCCCCGCTATCCCACCGTACCCATGCGGCTGACCGCAGCCGCTGCCCAGGTCGAAGTCTGGACCAACGAGATCTTACAACTCGACGTCAATGAAATCGGCCTCAAAGGGTCCCCCACCTGGGTCTCCAAGATCTTCTCCCCCGAGCGGGACCAGGGAGAGATCATCGGAGACGGCCTTGGTGATCCCGAAGGCACCGCCCAGCTCCTGCTCGACAAACTGATCGCCAAAGATTTATTGGCGGTATAGCGAATCATCCGCACCGACTAACCATGCACAGAACAAGGAGCCGCAATGGCTGAACCAAAAAAACCGAAGAAACCGCGGGGCAAAGCGCAGCTCATCCCCGGCAAATGCATCGCCTGCGGCGCCCGTTGCCAGAGCGCCTGTCCGGTCAACTGCGTCGAGATGACCGACGCCGGCGAACCGGTCATCTTAAGCGACAAATGCATCGGCTGCCTCAAATGCATCAAAGTCTGCCCAGCCGAAGCCTTAGAGATCCAGTTCACCCCCGAAGAACTGGCCATACTCGAAGAACTGGCCAAGCAGCAGGGTGGGGTGGCCGCCGAAGAAGAACCCGACGAAGAAGCACAGGCCCTCGCCGCCATGCTCTCCGCCTATCGCGGCGTCTGGGTCTTTATCGAGCAGACCGAAGGCGAAGCCGCCCGGGTCTCCTGGGAACTGCTCGGCAAAGGGCGGGAACTCGCCGACGCCATCGGCGTCCCCTTAAGCGCCGTAGTCCTTGGCGAGCAGGTCGAACACCTCTGTCATGAAGCCTTTAGCCATGGCGCCGACCAAGCCTACTTAATGGACGCCCCGGTATTAAAACATTACCGCACCGAATCATACCTGCGAGGCGTCCGACACCTGATCGACCAGCACCAGCCCGAAATCATCCTCATGGGCGCCACCGGCCTTGGCCGCGACTTGGCCGGCGCCGTAGCCACCGTCGTCAAGACCGGACTCACCGCCGACTGCACCGGCCTGGCCGTAGACGACAAACGCAACCTCATGCAGACCCGTCCCGCCTTTGGCGGCAACATCATGGCCACCATCATGTGCGACAAATACCGGCCCCAGATGGCCA contains:
- a CDS encoding electron transfer flavoprotein subunit beta/FixA family protein, producing MQLIACIKQVPDTTQVKIDPVTNTLVREGIPFIMNPYDTHALEEALRFRDRYGFKVTAISMGPPNAEATLRKALALGADRVVLLSDRCFGGADTLATSHVLTAAIRKLNEEDEVALVLCGKQTIDGDTAQVGPGIATRLGCIQLTLVDKILDLDLASRRLRVSRKLEGRHEIVEAPFPAMLTVVRELNRPRYPTVPMRLTAAAAQVEVWTNEILQLDVNEIGLKGSPTWVSKIFSPERDQGEIIGDGLGDPEGTAQLLLDKLIAKDLLAV
- a CDS encoding electron transfer flavoprotein subunit alpha encodes the protein MAEPKKPKKPRGKAQLIPGKCIACGARCQSACPVNCVEMTDAGEPVILSDKCIGCLKCIKVCPAEALEIQFTPEELAILEELAKQQGGVAAEEEPDEEAQALAAMLSAYRGVWVFIEQTEGEAARVSWELLGKGRELADAIGVPLSAVVLGEQVEHLCHEAFSHGADQAYLMDAPVLKHYRTESYLRGVRHLIDQHQPEIILMGATGLGRDLAGAVATVVKTGLTADCTGLAVDDKRNLMQTRPAFGGNIMATIMCDKYRPQMATVRPNVMPMPEKQAGRSGAIIRSDCPIREEEILVKVLEIISDKKKDHVDIAGAEFIVSGGRGMMGSDNFGILKELADELGGVVGASRSAVDAGWMPQDRQVGQTGKTVRPKIYIACGISGAIQHLVGMQDSDIIIAINRDKNAPIFEVATYGIVGDLFQVVPAITAGIRALKAQRSKKVA